The genomic segment ACTTATAAAAAACGAAGTAATTTCCTACGCAGCTCCTTTTCATTGACACGAAATTTAAATGCCTTTTTACCACAAATAAAAACTACCGGAATTTGCTCTTTGTACTCTGTGAACAATTCCCGGTTACTAGTAATATCGACTTCCAAAAAGTCAAAGGGAACTTCTTGCTGTACTTTTACAAGAACTGATTTCGCCTCATCACATAAATGGCACTCGGGCTTGGAATATATTTCAACTTTTATTTTCTCTTTTAACAAATTCATCAAATTTCATTTTTTCGTACCAATTGCCCTCTAAATATTTTAAAATCAAGGTGAACCTGTCTGCAGGGATAAAACCCGAGACCGAGGTAATCAATTCACCCTCTGAGTTCAGAAAAATAGTGCTTGGGAAACCTTCAACACCAAACATCATTGATAATTGCCGGCCTGAGTAACTCCCCTCCTTAAACTTAAATTTTTTGTCCGTCTCTGCATTTAACTTCGCCATAACAAGGTTCTCCTGAGCATATTTCACAACCTCAGGGTTACCGTAAGTATCTTTATCCATGACTTTACACCAGTGGCACCAGTCGGTATAAATATCTAAAACCAGCATCTTTTTTTCTTTTTTGGCCAACTCAACCCCTTTATCAAACGTCTGCCAAGTAATTTCATTCTTTTTTCCGTTGCCTTCAACGCCTCGTGTCAAGGTTGTAAATGCAAATACGATGACTGCAAGCGCAGATAGGGTCAAAATCAATATTCTTTTTCTCATCATAACTGCGTCCTCTTATTAAACATAATTAGCGAACAATCGCCAATCTGCCGATTATTTCTTTTTGACTTACGCCACTGGATGATTGAGTTCGTGCGATGAGTTTATAAAGATAAACACCATTTGCAGGAACATCTCCTGATTCATCGCGGCCGTCCCAATCTATCATGTTAAAACCACGGCTTACAAACGGATCTCTCAAAGTCCGAATAAGTTGGCCGGCTATAGTAAAAACCTTTATTTGTACCTCGGCATCCTGACTCGAGTTAAAAGTAAATGTGGTTTTATCAGTAAACGGGTTTGGATAATTCATGACTTCTCTAATGACCAATCCCTCTTCATGAACGACCAGAACCTCAATCGAAGCGTTGGATGAATTGTTCGAGTTGTCCCAGGCTTTTACTACCAAGCGATGCCGCTGCTCCCCGTCAAAGGAAGTACATCGTACGGTTGTACCCCCGATATCAACCTCTGCGGGAAATTGCAAAGGAAACTCCACTTTCCCACGAAGGTGCTCTCCTTCACCAAAGCGAAATAGGTCGGTCAAGTTAACGCTGCTGATTCCCTGAAACCGGTTAAACTGCGAAAGGCAGGTTTCTTCATCCGGGTCAATTGTTAACGTAATGCGATGGCCGATCTCTCCGGCAATATTAATACCACTTAAAGTATCGGCTAATTCTGCAACCAAAGTCACATTTTCTTCAATCACATCACCGGTAGTGAACGTTAGGTGCTCCTTAAAGTAAAGTTTAATTTCGGGACCTTTGTTGTCTACGATATTTGAGGTGGAACTGCTCACAATTATATTATCCCTGAAACCGGCGCCATCGGTTTCCGAATTCCAAAAATAAGCGCTGACTCGTGCACGCTGCCCGCCGTAGGAAATATCTTTCGGCACAATAAATTTGGCAGTAAACCTGCCGTCTTTGACCGGAACCGTGCCGCGATAAATTGAATTACCCGGCAGAAAATACGGACGGGCAAATCCGGCCTCAGGAATATACTGCACAAACTTCTCTGAGTCGAACGTGTTTACCAGGGCAGTGCCATCATAATTATTTAGAAATAGACCATTTTCATCTTGTATCTCACCTCGAATCTCAACCGTGCTTAAGGCCACAATCGAGTCCGGCATCATTGAGGTAATCACGGCTGTGTTCCGTGGTGCGCCTAAACGCAGAGTTGGATCGCCGTAGATGTGAAATTTTTCATCGTTTATAATAATGCCTGAACTCGTTCCGGTTAACATTCGTGCCGTAATGAAAGCGTCACCTAAGCGGGCGGTTTCGCCGGTTGAATTGAATAATTGCCGGTAAAATACCTGGTTAAAATTCGCGTTTGCTCCAGAAAAAACCAGACGAGCTGCGGTAAGAATGGCAATTGCACCCCGTTTCCGAGCTAAAAGAAGCTCTTCTGGCTGACTTTGCCTCTGCGGATCATCATACAGCGCCCAATCACAAGTTGCCGCAACGAAAAACACCGGTTTGTCAATGTTTTGAACCCGGTCATTATCAGCTTGATGAAAAACCACCTCATGAGCCCACTGGGTTGAATTCCCGTGTCCGATAAAATTGACGATCAGCGTGCCTTTATTGATCTGGTTGATTAAAGCATCCTGGGCAGCCGGCTTAGTCACCCCTGAATTCGAAGCGCTGATTACTTTCGGAAATTCGGAAAGATATATTTTTTTAATATCAAATGACTTCGGAATGACTAAATTTGCGATCGTCTCTGCCTGGTCAAGATGAATGTTATCGACTGCGCTTGGGCGGCCGCCGCCTATCAATTCGTCATCGCCGACCATGGTTATGGTATTTCGCCAGCTTCCCCGGGAAGGGTTCGTTTCATAATCAATAATTTTGTCAACCATGTTTGCGGCATCTGTTGAGGTTTGCGCAGTGATTCTTCCGATTGCCAAATCCATCACAGTATCATCTCCGGAGACATAGGTAAACCAGCTATCCGAGGTTCGAGTAACTAATTCGTCCAATACCGTCGAAGTCGTTAACTCATCGGTCTGAAAAGGTGGAATCCAGTTTTTATCGCCGCGGTTTATGATATTTTTGAAATCGTAATCGCCGTCTCCAAACAGCAGAACATATTGGGGTGGCTCAAAATCCGGCACCGACCGCCAATTTTCATAAACATATTTCAAGAAATCCCGAATCGCGGTGGGGTCAACAAGGCCGCCGGAAAAATTGTCATAAATATCCGAAATACGGACAACTTCGGTTACTAAACGATTACCCGGGTTACCATTTTCACGCAAGCTTTCGAGGCGAAGCGCCTCATTATAAAAATCATCGTGAGTAATAATAATGTATTCGGCAGAATGTCCCTGGACCCGCAAGTCCGTCATTTGGATGCGCTCAAGAGCCTGAACGGTGTTATATTTTGAAGTCGTAGCTGCAAGGTAGCGTTTAGGAGGAGAGGTTTGCTGAAAGTCGGTAAATGTCAAATTACCGCTCGAAATGTTTACCCCTATCACCTGCTTTAGATTCGAAAAATCTGTAATATCAAACAGTTCAGCAGCGTCATTCGAAAAGTTGCTGACCCGGTAGGTTTGCAAACCTGAAGCTGGGAGAACCGTGAAAGCCAATTGGTCATCCACAGCATTTAGTCTGGCCGGGTAAAACAATTCAAACCAATCCAGCAAAGCTTCTGCAAAATTTGAAGAATGTGAATAGGACATTTGCAAGGTATTTGTCCCCGGCGTCAAGATATTTGCTGCCTCGAACGGCGCTAACTCAGAGACTCGCATTTTTAAATAGCGAGTGAAAAACTCGCCCTGAAAAACTCTTTCACCCATAAAGTTTCCGTTCATGGAAACTTGCAATTTATGGCTCCCGGAACTTTTTGAGGCAAATCGTATTTTCAGCTCCATCGAGTCCGGGGTTATTGCGTTAGGCAATTCAAGATTAAAGGTCTTATTTGCGTTTTCATTTCCGAATTTGCGGCCAAACCAATTCAGTCCGGATCGAAGTGGATTCTCTAATTCCTCCTCAACAAATGCCATCCCCTGGTATTTTTGTATAACATTCCCTGTCGGCTGCCCGGACGTTATCTCCATCATCCGCTTCCCGGCCTGATCGCCATCCAGGCTGAGCCAATAAACATTGTCAAAACCGTAATGATTTATATAGTGTTTAAAATGATTTAAATTGGAGTTATATTGCCATCCTTCAACACCGACTCCGTAAAAAAGAATGTAGTCGTCCCGATCGAAACTCCCGTCGCCGCCATCTACTACTTTAATGGCATTTTCAAGCAAACCGTCCGGTTTAGGCGCATTCAAATCGCGAAGCAGCTCAGTACCCCCGTTATTTAAAAGACGGATTTTAGCGGGATCAATTTGATTTAAATTTATATTATGAGATTCAAGTAAGCGGCCGTCAATTTTGTACATTCCCTCATCCTGGATGGAGAATTTATACAAAGTGGTATTAAAGAACTGCGACCGCTTCTTAATTTGAACTTCCGGGGCTTTTCGCCAAAGTCGGGATTGTTCATAATTTAAAACAGCCTTTCTATAAAGTTGTTCACCCGAATTCATTAAAGAAAGCTGACCCGGTGCCGAACTTTGTCCCCCGATAAAGTTTATTTTCAAAACGATTCTGTTGTATTTTATAATCTCTTTCTTGTCCGGAAAATATCGAATTCCCGCCACCTGAATTCTGGCAATTTGCTGGTCCCGGAAAAATGCCGGTTCCTGAATTCTAACTAACTTGGATGGAAACGGACCGGGATTTGAATAAAGGGTTTCATTAGGGCTAAATTCAAATTCGGACCACCCATTAACCATTTTGATCTCTGGGTGCGGAAGGAGTTTTATGCCAGAATGAATTTCCGTATCTGAGTCTAAAATTTGATATTCAATCTGGCCGCCAATCGGAATTCCCAAAACCGCCACATGATATGGAATCTGCGGCAAGCCTGGTGTTTCGAGGTAACTTGCATCCAGGAAAGATACGCGAGCTAATTCCTCACCATTGATTCGTTCTATCTTTATTGAAAAGTTTTGAGGTGTAAAAGTAATCGTTAGACTTCGGGCATCGGTACTAAGGATCTGAACATTGGGGGCACTTTCTTTAATACTTGCCAAGGCTTTTAAGTGAAAACTAACGGCAATAAAAAGAACAGCCAAACTGAGGAAAATTCGTGCAATTAAAAATTTAAACATCAACATTTTTATTTTTAGCCAGAAATATTAAACCAAAACCAATTGCGATGACAAGACTGTACATAATAATTAGAAATAACCTCGAAGTTTGAACAAAAAATAATTCATATCCCAAACCCAGGGTGCTGAGACTTGCAAAAACTAAACCTCGAAGCGTATAGCGGTCCACACGAGAACCCTTTTAGATAACAACGACTAAATTGAATTTCTTCCCGTCGGAGAAAATTGCTTCACTAATATAAAGTAATAGTTGGAAAATGTAAATAAAAAATTGGAAAAACGAAGTTTACAACAAAGGTTTTAATAAACCCAAGAGGCTTTTTTTTGCTTTACTTAAAAGTGTCGGACTGGGTGCCGTTCTTGGAGCCTTCATCGTTTGAATTTTTGAGTGCATTCTCCGAATGTTTTCCATGACTTGAGTCATGATGGACTGTGCGACGTCCCGGTTTTTTTCTCGTCCATAAAACTCAGATAAATCCAGAGGTTCGCCATAATAGACATAAATTCGTTTGAAAATTCTAGGGAAAATAGAGCCGATTGGCAGGAGTTTGTCCATACCATCTATACACACAGGAATCACAGTCGGGTTGGTCTCCAGAATGAGTAAGCCGGCGCCAGCGCGTGGTTTACCTATTGATCCGTCCCGTGAACGGGTGCCCTCGGGAAACAGAGTCATTGGGGATTTTCTCAACGCTTGTGCCATCTTATAAATAGCGCCCATATCCTTGCGGCCTTTTTTTATAGGAATACATTTCCAGTTATCTGCCACCCATGCCAAAAATGGTGTTCGATAAAAATTTTCCTCTGCAGCTGGATTTGAGGGGATTAACCGGGGGCGAAACAATGAGCTTGGAAAGAATCCGCACATACCGACCAAAAAACTGTCGATCATCGTTTGATGATTAGAGAGAAGCAGGGTGTTGATTTTCTGGGGAACGTTTTTTTTCCCGATGACAGTGGTCCTGTTTAGAAAATGAAAAAAAATGTAACCAATCGTGACCGATAGATTTGTTATTAAATAATGGGTGACCGGAAACGTTAGCCGAAACAGCCAACCACGCTTTCGAGAACAATGCATTTCTCAAAAAAAATATTTATAAATCAATTGAATGGTAGATTGAGCCAACCGTAAAAATAATTTATAAATTTATTCTCAAAAGTAAAGAAAAATGGTGTAATTTTTTGCGAATTTTTTGCAACAAATTGCTTAATAACAAACCTGAGTTTGGCGTTTTCAAGTTTTAATAACTACGAATGTAGCATCGTCATCCAACAACGCTTTTTTGACAAAAAGATTTAAATTAGCTACTAATTTATCTTTAAACTCATCGGCGCTCAAATGCGCCTCCTCTGCGACGATTTTTGTCAGCCGCTCTTCGCCGAACTGCGTCTTCAAACCATTTCTCGCCTCTGTGATGCCATCTGTGTAAAATAGAAAGAGATCGCCTGCAGAGATATCAA from the candidate division KSB1 bacterium genome contains:
- a CDS encoding glutaredoxin family protein, yielding MNLLKEKIKVEIYSKPECHLCDEAKSVLVKVQQEVPFDFLEVDITSNRELFTEYKEQIPVVFICGKKAFKFRVNEKELRRKLLRFL
- a CDS encoding DUF255 domain-containing protein, giving the protein MMRKRILILTLSALAVIVFAFTTLTRGVEGNGKKNEITWQTFDKGVELAKKEKKMLVLDIYTDWCHWCKVMDKDTYGNPEVVKYAQENLVMAKLNAETDKKFKFKEGSYSGRQLSMMFGVEGFPSTIFLNSEGELITSVSGFIPADRFTLILKYLEGNWYEKMKFDEFVKRENKS
- the porU gene encoding type IX secretion system sortase PorU encodes the protein MFKFLIARIFLSLAVLFIAVSFHLKALASIKESAPNVQILSTDARSLTITFTPQNFSIKIERINGEELARVSFLDASYLETPGLPQIPYHVAVLGIPIGGQIEYQILDSDTEIHSGIKLLPHPEIKMVNGWSEFEFSPNETLYSNPGPFPSKLVRIQEPAFFRDQQIARIQVAGIRYFPDKKEIIKYNRIVLKINFIGGQSSAPGQLSLMNSGEQLYRKAVLNYEQSRLWRKAPEVQIKKRSQFFNTTLYKFSIQDEGMYKIDGRLLESHNINLNQIDPAKIRLLNNGGTELLRDLNAPKPDGLLENAIKVVDGGDGSFDRDDYILFYGVGVEGWQYNSNLNHFKHYINHYGFDNVYWLSLDGDQAGKRMMEITSGQPTGNVIQKYQGMAFVEEELENPLRSGLNWFGRKFGNENANKTFNLELPNAITPDSMELKIRFASKSSGSHKLQVSMNGNFMGERVFQGEFFTRYLKMRVSELAPFEAANILTPGTNTLQMSYSHSSNFAEALLDWFELFYPARLNAVDDQLAFTVLPASGLQTYRVSNFSNDAAELFDITDFSNLKQVIGVNISSGNLTFTDFQQTSPPKRYLAATTSKYNTVQALERIQMTDLRVQGHSAEYIIITHDDFYNEALRLESLRENGNPGNRLVTEVVRISDIYDNFSGGLVDPTAIRDFLKYVYENWRSVPDFEPPQYVLLFGDGDYDFKNIINRGDKNWIPPFQTDELTTSTVLDELVTRTSDSWFTYVSGDDTVMDLAIGRITAQTSTDAANMVDKIIDYETNPSRGSWRNTITMVGDDELIGGGRPSAVDNIHLDQAETIANLVIPKSFDIKKIYLSEFPKVISASNSGVTKPAAQDALINQINKGTLIVNFIGHGNSTQWAHEVVFHQADNDRVQNIDKPVFFVAATCDWALYDDPQRQSQPEELLLARKRGAIAILTAARLVFSGANANFNQVFYRQLFNSTGETARLGDAFITARMLTGTSSGIIINDEKFHIYGDPTLRLGAPRNTAVITSMMPDSIVALSTVEIRGEIQDENGLFLNNYDGTALVNTFDSEKFVQYIPEAGFARPYFLPGNSIYRGTVPVKDGRFTAKFIVPKDISYGGQRARVSAYFWNSETDGAGFRDNIIVSSSTSNIVDNKGPEIKLYFKEHLTFTTGDVIEENVTLVAELADTLSGINIAGEIGHRITLTIDPDEETCLSQFNRFQGISSVNLTDLFRFGEGEHLRGKVEFPLQFPAEVDIGGTTVRCTSFDGEQRHRLVVKAWDNSNNSSNASIEVLVVHEEGLVIREVMNYPNPFTDKTTFTFNSSQDAEVQIKVFTIAGQLIRTLRDPFVSRGFNMIDWDGRDESGDVPANGVYLYKLIARTQSSSGVSQKEIIGRLAIVR
- a CDS encoding 1-acyl-sn-glycerol-3-phosphate acyltransferase, which gives rise to MHCSRKRGWLFRLTFPVTHYLITNLSVTIGYIFFHFLNRTTVIGKKNVPQKINTLLLSNHQTMIDSFLVGMCGFFPSSLFRPRLIPSNPAAEENFYRTPFLAWVADNWKCIPIKKGRKDMGAIYKMAQALRKSPMTLFPEGTRSRDGSIGKPRAGAGLLILETNPTVIPVCIDGMDKLLPIGSIFPRIFKRIYVYYGEPLDLSEFYGREKNRDVAQSIMTQVMENIRRMHSKIQTMKAPRTAPSPTLLSKAKKSLLGLLKPLL